Part of the Polaribacter sp. Hel1_33_78 genome is shown below.
AGAAAGGTAAAGTTTACATTTATAATAGAAAGGTTGAAGACTCTAAAAGAGGAGGTTATGGGAAAATTTCTGCCGCGAGAGTTTTTGAGGTTTCATCCAATGTCGGAATCGTAAAATTAATAAGGGAACATTATGACCAGAACCCTGGAAAATTTATAAGTAAACTAGAAAAATACGGATTTAAAAAACCAATTGGTTTTCAAATAAAAGGTGAGGGATTGCCCTATATCCCTAACCCTAAAGATAAAAAAAGATGGAGTAAAATTTCTCTGGCATGGATGTCTTGGGGGTATGGAGTTTCTGTTACGCCTATGCAGACATTGATGTTTTATAATGCCGTTGCAAATAATGGAGTCATGGTAAAACCACGCTTTGTAAAAGAATTAAGAAGACAAGATAAAATAGAGAAAATTTTTCAAACTGAAATTGTAAATTCTAAAATTGCTTCTGATCAAACTTTAAAGAAGATTCGAAAAGTGATGGAAAATGTTGTTATTAGAGGAACTGCAAAGAATATCTATTCTTCTAATTTCTCTATGGCAGGAAAAACAGGGACTGCAAAAAAATATATTCCAAGACATAAAAATGAAAAAGGAGAGACTATTTCTGGTCATTATTCAACAGAACGTTATGTGGCCTCTTTTGCAGGTTTTTTTCCGGCAGAAGCACCTAAATATTCTTGTATTGTAGTTGTGCATGATCCCAATAAAAAGAAAGGTTATTATGGAGCTACGGTTGCAGCGCCAATCTTTAAAGAGATTGCTCAAAAAATTTACACCACAACACCTATAGATAATCAATCTGTAAAAGATAAAGTTGAATTTGAAAGTATAGTAAATCAATATAAAAAATATACTAAAGTTATTAATAAAGAACATACATATATACCAAATGTTCAAGGAATGTCTGGTATGGATGCCGTTTCTCTATTAGAAAATATTGGTTTGAAAGTAAAGATTACTGGAGTGGGAAAAGTAAAATATCAATCGATAAAAAAGGGAGAAACATTAGTGAAAGGAACCACCATTATTTTAAAATTATCGTAAACTGAAAAATTTAAAAGACATATTATATAAGGTTGCAATCAACCAAGTATTTGGAGTTACAAATATTGATGTAAATCAACTTGTTTTCGATTCTAGGAAAATTGAAAAAAATGATGTTTTTATTGCTCAAAAAGGTTTTTCTGTTGACGGTCATTTGTTTATAAATAAAGTGATTTCTTTAGGTGCAATTGCAATTATCTGTGAAGTTTTTCCTTCGGATATAAAAGAAGGAATTACGTATGTGCAAGTTGATGATGCGAATGTTGCTCTGGCGGTTATGGCTTCTAACTTTTATGAAAATCCTTCAACTAAATTTCCTTTAGTTGGAGTTACAGGGACCAATGGGAAAACAACAATTGCATCGCTATTGTATCAGTTATTTTATAAAGCTGGTTATAAAGTTGGATTGCTTTCTACTGTTAAAGTTTTAGTTGATGAAGTTGAGTTTAAAGCGACGCATACAACTCCAGATTCAGTGGCGATTAACAAGTATTTAGATATGATGCTAGATGCTGGTGTAGAATTCTGTTTTATGGAAGTGAGTTCTCATGGAATTCATCAAAAAAGAACAGAAGGCTTAAAATTTGCTGGTGGAATTTTCACAAACCTTTCTCATGATCATTTAGATTATCACGACACATTTGCCGAATATAGAAATGTGAAAAAATCATTTTTCGATTCTTTGCCAAAATCGGCTTTTGCTTTGACAAATATTGATGATAAAAATGGCAACTTTATGTTGCAAAACACCAAAGCAAAAAAGAAAACATATGCTCTAAAAACAGTAGGAGATTATAAAGTGAAAATTTTAGAAAAGCAAATTTCTGGAACTTTAATTTCTGTCGA
Proteins encoded:
- a CDS encoding penicillin-binding protein, giving the protein MTLFLLAIIFRVVNIQYAQGAKYKKLATELTIKQDTIKANKGNVYAADGNLLATSMSKYTIRMDVVAVNSNVFENNFMALSEELFQMFGNSPEYYQNKLRKAKKRRNRYLLIARNVGYNDYLKMKKFPIFKLGVYRGGFIAEHKTVRAHPIGKIAERTIGYDDFRGEAGIEGAFADFMEGENGLRWKQKIAKNQWKPISDVNEKEPIDGHDVITTIDVNIQDITHHALLRQLEYFEADHGCAVVMETATGEIKAISNLGRTSKGKYFEKRNYALWESHEPGSTFKLASLMAALDDKVIDTSTVVDTEKGKVYIYNRKVEDSKRGGYGKISAARVFEVSSNVGIVKLIREHYDQNPGKFISKLEKYGFKKPIGFQIKGEGLPYIPNPKDKKRWSKISLAWMSWGYGVSVTPMQTLMFYNAVANNGVMVKPRFVKELRRQDKIEKIFQTEIVNSKIASDQTLKKIRKVMENVVIRGTAKNIYSSNFSMAGKTGTAKKYIPRHKNEKGETISGHYSTERYVASFAGFFPAEAPKYSCIVVVHDPNKKKGYYGATVAAPIFKEIAQKIYTTTPIDNQSVKDKVEFESIVNQYKKYTKVINKEHTYIPNVQGMSGMDAVSLLENIGLKVKITGVGKVKYQSIKKGETLVKGTTIILKLS
- a CDS encoding UDP-N-acetylmuramoyl-L-alanyl-D-glutamate--2,6-diaminopimelate ligase, which encodes MKNLKDILYKVAINQVFGVTNIDVNQLVFDSRKIEKNDVFIAQKGFSVDGHLFINKVISLGAIAIICEVFPSDIKEGITYVQVDDANVALAVMASNFYENPSTKFPLVGVTGTNGKTTIASLLYQLFYKAGYKVGLLSTVKVLVDEVEFKATHTTPDSVAINKYLDMMLDAGVEFCFMEVSSHGIHQKRTEGLKFAGGIFTNLSHDHLDYHDTFAEYRNVKKSFFDSLPKSAFALTNIDDKNGNFMLQNTKAKKKTYALKTVGDYKVKILEKQISGTLISVDGTEVWTKLIGVFNIYNLTAIIATADLLGLEKLEILTIVSQLESVSGRFQYVISEEGNTAIIDYAHTPDALRNVLETINDIRTGNEKVITVVGCGGDRDATKRPKMAHIASQLSTQAIFTSDNPRSENPQTILDEMEDGVSPENYRKTLTVLDRRQAIKTACKLSETGDIILIAGKGHENYQEVNGVRSHFDDLEEVTNCFNQLKKN